A section of the Triticum dicoccoides isolate Atlit2015 ecotype Zavitan chromosome 7A, WEW_v2.0, whole genome shotgun sequence genome encodes:
- the LOC119331157 gene encoding uncharacterized protein LOC119331157, which yields MQQAKVKVKDGSSALRAKAKIAWAKLAEKVEAATSRSHDERQLAHERGRAKVAAAEAQLHQEKVAHREAAMDHRLHKHAGVGGHNHKHDAGGVH from the coding sequence ATGCAGCAAGCGAAGGTGAAGGTGAAGGACGGCTCGAGCGCGCTGAGGGCCAAGGCGAAGATCGCGTGGGCTAAGCTGGCGGAGAAGGTGGAGGCGGCAACGTCGAGGTCGCACGACGAGCGTCAGCTGGCGCACGAGCGCGGCAGGGCCAAGGTCGCTGCCGCTGAGGCGCAGCTGCACCAGGAGAAGGTCGCGCACCGCGAGGCCGCCATGGACCACCGCCTCCACAAGCACGCTGGCGTCGGCGGCCACAACCACAAGCACGACGCCGGTGGCGTGCACTGA